A portion of the Pedobacter cryoconitis genome contains these proteins:
- a CDS encoding dihydroorotase — MSTILIKAATLVNEGKIYVADVFIKDGLIEEISPVINRSADQEINAEGLHLLPGMIDDQVHFREPGLTHKADIFTESMAAVAGGITTFMEMPNTVPNTLTQELLADKYQIASEMSLANYSFFMGASNDNIEEVLKTDPAQVCGIKVFMGSSTGNMLVDNEQVLDNIFREAPMLVATHCEDELTIRTNMAAFKEKYGENITIDMHPLIRNDEACYISSSMAVSLAKKHNTRLHILHISTAKEIALFDAVTPLKDKRITAEACVHHLWFSDQDYATKGNLIKWNPAVKTAADRDAILKGVLDGHIDVIATDHAPHTIEEKAQAYLKAPAGGPLVQHALSALLEMYHQGKISLEKIVEKTAHNVATCFQIDKRGFIREGYWADLVLVALHDPVKVTKANILYKCGWSPFEGQTFKADITHTFISGNLAYQKGKFMTNETGKRLTFNR, encoded by the coding sequence ATGAGCACCATCCTTATAAAAGCCGCAACCTTAGTTAACGAAGGAAAAATTTATGTTGCGGACGTATTTATCAAAGACGGATTAATTGAAGAAATCAGTCCGGTAATAAACAGATCCGCAGATCAGGAAATCAATGCAGAAGGATTACACCTTTTACCCGGCATGATTGACGACCAGGTCCATTTCAGAGAACCCGGTTTAACCCACAAAGCAGATATCTTTACTGAGAGTATGGCAGCAGTTGCCGGAGGGATTACCACTTTTATGGAAATGCCGAACACAGTTCCGAATACGCTTACGCAAGAGCTGTTAGCAGACAAATATCAGATTGCTTCAGAAATGTCACTGGCCAACTATTCCTTTTTCATGGGTGCTTCTAATGATAACATTGAAGAAGTATTGAAAACTGATCCGGCACAAGTATGTGGAATTAAAGTATTTATGGGTTCATCAACAGGAAATATGCTGGTTGACAATGAACAAGTGCTGGACAATATTTTTAGAGAAGCCCCAATGCTGGTTGCGACTCACTGCGAAGATGAGCTGACCATCAGAACTAATATGGCTGCCTTCAAAGAAAAATACGGAGAAAACATTACGATAGATATGCATCCGCTGATCCGCAACGATGAAGCTTGTTACATTTCTTCGTCAATGGCTGTTTCACTGGCTAAAAAACACAATACCAGATTACATATCCTGCACATTTCTACGGCAAAAGAAATCGCTTTATTCGATGCTGTAACCCCATTAAAGGATAAGAGGATTACGGCCGAAGCCTGCGTTCACCACCTTTGGTTCAGCGATCAGGATTACGCAACTAAAGGAAATCTGATTAAATGGAATCCAGCTGTCAAAACTGCAGCAGACCGCGATGCTATATTGAAAGGTGTATTAGATGGCCATATTGATGTGATTGCTACCGACCATGCCCCCCATACTATTGAAGAAAAAGCACAAGCTTATCTTAAAGCTCCTGCTGGAGGCCCATTGGTACAACACGCACTTTCTGCACTGCTGGAAATGTATCACCAGGGAAAAATTTCACTGGAGAAAATAGTGGAGAAAACTGCACATAACGTAGCTACCTGCTTTCAGATTGACAAAAGAGGGTTTATCAGAGAAGGTTACTGGGCAGATCTAGTCCTTGTTGCACTCCATGATCCTGTTAAAGTAACTAAAGCTAATATTTTATATAAATGCGGCTGGTCACCTTTTGAAGGGCAAACTTTCAAAGCCGACATTACCCATACCTTTATCTCTGGAAATCTGGCTTATCAAAAAGGAAAGTTTATGACCAATGAAACTGGAAAACGATTAACTTTCAACAGATAA
- a CDS encoding DEAD/DEAH box helicase has translation MPKTFEEFNLNRQILNAVADAGFTVATPIQEKAIAPVLSGQDIFGIAETGTGKTAAYVLPILMQLKYAQGDAARALILAPTRELAMQIAEHVKIFSKYTDLRSVVIFGGIGPKTQIEQVKAGVDIIIATPGRFLDIYLAGHINTQYLKFLVLDEADKMMDMGFIGSIHRILEVVPRKRQNLLFSATMSDLVHKIAGDFLKNPTIIEVGQQATPAQTVTQGLYEVPNFKTKINLLQHLLKNEIDFKRLIIFCKTKTVADNIFSFIERRYGAAEVRVIHANKGQNTRINSINSFKEGNIRVLVATDVASRGIDVAEVSHVINFDVPIIIEDYVHRIGRTGRAYAKGDALTFCTEAEMYYVKKIEKLMRQSIPVLELPKEVFVEETPYEERQYIAREIDNQKRKDDPDFKGAFHEKKHAAAIAAAAAASAKKKMDKTPAWKKRKFKKT, from the coding sequence ATGCCAAAAACATTCGAAGAGTTCAACCTTAACAGGCAGATTTTAAATGCTGTCGCTGATGCAGGGTTTACGGTTGCTACTCCAATACAAGAAAAAGCAATCGCACCGGTTTTATCGGGACAAGATATTTTTGGGATTGCCGAGACGGGAACAGGAAAAACGGCAGCTTATGTGCTGCCTATATTAATGCAGCTTAAATATGCTCAGGGAGATGCTGCACGTGCTTTAATTCTGGCACCAACACGCGAATTAGCGATGCAGATTGCTGAGCATGTAAAAATATTTTCAAAATATACAGATTTACGTTCCGTAGTTATTTTCGGAGGAATTGGTCCGAAAACGCAGATAGAACAAGTAAAAGCTGGTGTAGATATTATTATCGCTACTCCGGGCCGTTTCCTTGATATTTATCTTGCCGGACATATTAATACACAATACTTGAAGTTCCTGGTATTGGATGAAGCAGATAAAATGATGGATATGGGCTTTATCGGCTCTATTCACAGGATTCTGGAAGTTGTACCGCGTAAAAGACAGAATTTGCTTTTCTCGGCAACCATGAGTGACCTTGTGCATAAGATTGCCGGTGATTTCCTGAAAAATCCAACCATTATTGAGGTTGGCCAGCAGGCTACTCCGGCACAAACTGTTACGCAGGGGTTATATGAGGTTCCGAATTTCAAGACCAAAATCAATCTTTTGCAGCATTTATTGAAGAATGAGATAGACTTTAAGCGTCTGATCATTTTTTGTAAGACCAAAACTGTAGCTGATAATATTTTTAGTTTTATTGAGCGCAGGTATGGTGCTGCCGAGGTGAGGGTAATTCATGCGAATAAGGGACAAAATACAAGAATTAATTCGATTAATAGTTTTAAAGAAGGTAATATCCGTGTGCTGGTAGCTACCGATGTTGCTTCCCGTGGAATTGATGTAGCTGAGGTTAGTCATGTAATCAACTTTGATGTTCCAATTATTATTGAGGATTATGTTCACCGTATTGGCCGTACCGGAAGGGCTTATGCAAAAGGAGATGCACTTACTTTTTGTACAGAAGCAGAGATGTATTATGTTAAAAAGATTGAGAAACTAATGCGCCAGAGTATTCCTGTTCTTGAACTTCCGAAAGAGGTTTTTGTAGAGGAAACTCCTTATGAGGAGCGTCAGTATATTGCAAGGGAAATCGATAATCAGAAAAGGAAAGATGATCCTGATTTCAAAGGAGCTTTCCATGAGAAAAAACATGCTGCTGCTATTGCTGCGGCCGCTGCGGCTTCTGCAAAGAAAAAAATGGATAAAACTCCGGCCTGGAAGAAAAGAAAATTCAAAAAAACCTAG
- the gldG gene encoding gliding motility-associated ABC transporter substrate-binding protein GldG yields MVNKKIKIILFVVLIVVLNIVANYFYTRFDFTKEKRFTLNPKSKAVLNKAQQQITITVFLDGELPAAFKRLQRATADLLNDYKSNSSVKIKVVFTDPIGGLPVEEQDTVLHQLYNIGIEPTNLNIKKDAGFTQKMVFPMAIVQAGGRQIPVRLLQNLDAGGNYEDNINNSIQNLEYVFTSAIKKVSTGENPRIGFTEGNGEPSDLYLSDAMKALSDSYEVGRVDLNQISKQGLDKLKILFVTKPQHELSEAVKYKINYFVMSGGSVVWSIDQVSASLDSLQGKGEQLAFNNKLNLDDMLFMYGARINYNLVADLNCAEIPIATNGGSGRDIQMAPWIYYPVLIPDTSNNIVRNIDGVKTEFLSTVDTIGVKGIRKTAILRTSPYHITYNTPKLLSLGIVAEAPDQKLYSNPVQNAAVLLEGVFPSVFLNRAVPAGITENYGVATQSKKTKMIVIGDGDIFLNQVSGRDGSVFPLGFDRYTQRNFGNKAFLLNVADYLASDDNLIELRNKEVKVRLLDKQLLRQSKTKWQFINLILPLLLLISFAIFQHYYRKYKYAR; encoded by the coding sequence ATGGTAAATAAGAAAATTAAAATAATACTTTTCGTCGTTTTAATCGTGGTATTAAACATCGTGGCAAATTACTTTTACACGCGTTTTGACTTTACCAAGGAAAAAAGATTCACATTAAATCCGAAATCCAAGGCAGTTTTAAATAAGGCGCAGCAACAAATTACCATCACTGTATTTTTAGACGGGGAATTACCTGCCGCTTTTAAACGTTTACAACGCGCTACTGCAGATTTACTGAATGACTATAAATCGAATTCTTCAGTAAAAATCAAAGTTGTATTTACCGATCCAATCGGTGGATTACCAGTAGAAGAACAAGACACTGTTTTGCATCAGCTTTACAATATTGGTATTGAACCAACAAACCTGAATATCAAAAAAGATGCTGGTTTTACGCAGAAAATGGTATTTCCAATGGCTATTGTGCAGGCTGGAGGAAGACAAATCCCCGTGCGGTTACTTCAAAATCTTGATGCTGGAGGTAATTATGAAGATAATATCAATAATTCCATTCAAAACCTCGAATATGTATTTACCTCGGCAATCAAAAAGGTAAGTACAGGAGAGAATCCCCGGATAGGATTTACGGAAGGAAATGGCGAACCATCAGATCTGTATTTGAGTGATGCGATGAAAGCGTTATCCGATAGTTATGAAGTAGGGCGGGTAGATTTGAATCAGATTAGTAAACAGGGACTGGATAAACTTAAAATTCTTTTCGTAACCAAGCCTCAGCACGAACTTTCGGAAGCCGTAAAATATAAGATCAATTATTTCGTGATGAGTGGTGGTAGTGTAGTCTGGAGTATAGACCAGGTGAGCGCCAGTCTGGATAGTTTACAAGGCAAAGGAGAACAGCTGGCTTTTAACAATAAGCTGAATCTGGATGATATGTTGTTTATGTATGGAGCGAGGATTAATTATAACCTGGTTGCTGATTTAAATTGTGCAGAGATCCCCATTGCTACGAATGGTGGATCGGGGCGGGATATTCAAATGGCTCCGTGGATTTATTATCCGGTATTGATTCCAGATACCTCAAACAATATCGTTAGAAATATTGATGGAGTAAAAACAGAATTCCTGAGTACGGTAGATACCATTGGAGTAAAGGGAATCCGCAAAACAGCAATCCTTCGTACTTCTCCTTATCATATCACTTACAATACGCCTAAACTTTTGTCATTAGGAATTGTCGCTGAAGCACCAGATCAGAAATTGTATTCCAATCCTGTTCAAAATGCAGCGGTATTATTGGAAGGCGTATTTCCTTCGGTATTTTTAAACCGGGCGGTTCCAGCAGGGATCACGGAAAATTATGGTGTTGCCACGCAAAGTAAAAAGACTAAAATGATTGTGATTGGTGATGGCGATATTTTCCTGAACCAGGTAAGTGGCAGAGATGGTTCAGTTTTTCCGCTTGGTTTTGACAGGTATACACAGCGGAATTTTGGAAACAAAGCTTTTCTGCTAAATGTTGCAGATTATTTGGCGAGTGACGATAATTTGATTGAATTAAGGAATAAAGAGGTAAAGGTCAGGCTACTGGATAAGCAGTTGCTCAGACAATCAAAAACTAAATGGCAGTTTATTAACCTTATATTGCCCTTATTACTGTTAATATCGTTCGCAATTTTTCAACATTATTACCGCAAGTATAAGTATGCAAGGTAA
- a CDS encoding DUF3810 domain-containing protein, giving the protein MNSAIKSKIRRLVILSCIALLIFLLGLNSQLTETIYSSGLYRLTSVVQRFISSPFPFAVGDFLYLLLILYCFWSVFKAIRKIRYRIPGQQLRFFFPLQLANFILILYIIFKLLWGLNYSRPSISSQLGLSNQKYTTKDLVLLGDFLINRVNSTKQKIKQTGAQKEFNIKELESGAKSAYDKLAKTNSLFTYSVPAVKAVILKKTITKSGIEGYYAPPSGEANVNMLIPAIDLPFITCHEISHELGVAREDEANLVGYLVSINSSDLNFQYSGYYNILRNVLFELRIKSPENYEILFKKINEATLADFKNEQEFWKKYNSEMSGYFGVAFDKFLKINNQKKGTDSYQDIVLWVFNLHKKELHKTLQP; this is encoded by the coding sequence ATGAATTCCGCGATCAAGTCAAAAATACGCCGCCTGGTTATACTAAGTTGCATTGCTTTACTGATTTTCCTTTTAGGATTGAACAGTCAGCTCACAGAAACTATTTATTCCAGTGGCCTGTATAGATTGACTTCGGTCGTTCAACGCTTCATCAGCTCACCGTTCCCTTTTGCGGTGGGCGATTTTCTCTACCTGCTTTTAATTCTTTATTGCTTCTGGTCTGTATTTAAGGCGATCAGAAAAATAAGATACAGGATACCGGGACAGCAATTGCGGTTTTTCTTCCCATTACAGCTGGCTAACTTCATATTAATCTTATATATAATCTTTAAACTGCTTTGGGGACTGAATTATTCCAGACCTTCTATTTCTAGTCAATTAGGACTCAGTAATCAAAAATATACCACAAAAGACCTTGTGTTATTAGGCGATTTCCTGATTAACCGGGTAAATAGCACTAAACAAAAAATAAAACAGACTGGTGCCCAGAAAGAATTCAATATTAAAGAACTGGAAAGCGGTGCTAAATCTGCTTACGATAAATTAGCAAAAACCAATTCCCTCTTCACTTACAGCGTGCCAGCTGTTAAAGCCGTAATCTTGAAGAAGACCATTACCAAATCGGGTATAGAGGGCTATTATGCGCCTCCATCTGGCGAAGCCAATGTTAATATGCTGATTCCTGCCATAGATTTACCCTTTATCACCTGTCATGAAATTTCTCATGAATTAGGTGTAGCGCGTGAAGATGAAGCTAACCTTGTAGGTTATCTCGTCAGCATTAACAGCTCCGACCTTAATTTCCAGTATTCTGGTTACTATAATATCCTTCGGAATGTTCTTTTCGAGCTCAGGATTAAATCACCCGAAAATTATGAAATCCTCTTTAAAAAAATAAACGAAGCTACGCTGGCAGATTTTAAGAACGAGCAGGAATTCTGGAAAAAATATAACTCTGAAATGTCAGGATACTTCGGTGTTGCCTTCGATAAATTCCTTAAAATCAATAACCAGAAAAAAGGTACAGATAGTTACCAGGACATCGTTTTATGGGTATTTAACCTGCATAAAAAGGAATTGCATAAAACATTACAACCCTAA
- a CDS encoding zinc dependent phospholipase C family protein yields MKRPFIFVFFLSLTLLTCSWGFFAHMRINRLAVFTLPAGMNRFYKSNIQYLSTHAVDADKRRYADTAEAPRHYLDIEVYEAQTDSIPRKWNDAVKKYGLQKLAKNGTLPWQIQRTYYQLVKAFKDRDSIKILFHSAYLGHYISDAHVPLHTTENHNGQLTNQHGIHAFWESRLPELFSERYSFLVGSALYIDDPLKETWKIITHTHQLVDSVLWIEERLNQTFPAYRKYSYSKRNKQVMKQYALEYAQAYHTQMNHMVARQMRASILATGSFWYSAWIDAGQPKLEKMIKIPPDPAAEKEIKELNIKFSSGKIMGREN; encoded by the coding sequence ATGAAAAGACCTTTCATTTTCGTATTTTTTTTGTCACTTACCCTGCTCACCTGTTCCTGGGGATTTTTCGCACATATGCGTATTAACCGGTTGGCTGTATTTACGCTGCCTGCGGGAATGAACAGGTTTTACAAATCTAATATACAATACCTTTCAACTCATGCAGTAGACGCAGATAAAAGGCGTTATGCTGATACTGCTGAAGCCCCCCGGCATTACCTTGATATAGAGGTTTATGAAGCACAGACCGATAGTATTCCCCGAAAATGGAATGATGCTGTTAAAAAATATGGATTGCAGAAACTGGCTAAAAACGGCACACTGCCCTGGCAGATCCAGCGTACCTATTATCAATTAGTCAAAGCTTTTAAAGACAGAGATTCTATAAAAATACTGTTCCATTCTGCTTATTTAGGGCATTATATCTCAGATGCACATGTGCCGCTGCATACTACTGAAAACCACAACGGCCAGTTGACTAACCAACACGGCATCCACGCTTTCTGGGAAAGCCGTTTACCCGAATTATTCTCCGAAAGATATAGTTTTTTAGTAGGCAGCGCGCTGTATATTGATGACCCTTTAAAGGAAACCTGGAAAATTATCACCCATACCCATCAGCTCGTTGATAGCGTTTTATGGATTGAGGAGCGTTTAAACCAGACTTTCCCCGCTTACCGTAAATACAGTTATTCCAAAAGAAATAAACAGGTGATGAAACAATATGCTCTTGAATATGCGCAGGCTTACCATACCCAAATGAATCATATGGTTGCCAGACAAATGCGGGCATCCATTCTGGCTACGGGATCTTTTTGGTATTCTGCCTGGATAGACGCCGGACAGCCAAAACTCGAAAAGATGATTAAAATACCACCAGATCCGGCAGCAGAGAAAGAAATAAAGGAGCTGAATATAAAATTCAGCTCCGGAAAAATTATGGGCAGAGAGAATTAG
- a CDS encoding GIY-YIG nuclease family protein gives MTIKHVLTKTQESFIKKHKIPADLLFDAQGEGMTEELKQRMSETNTVFAYNTVGCTKDDNHNFKTIGGHCPQCETGKIAILLREHEAGFIYIAGSRKGTLIKVGSTSNIIDRIKSLNMPKTRYAGFDDWVLLFDARTTTQGRSERKIQQKLSENKVNYLVEKSGKATDSGELFRCSYNKAKDAITALETEESFEFTQVHEKRDLIPDYQFKNLKARVQVAAVEV, from the coding sequence ATGACTATTAAACACGTATTAACCAAGACACAGGAAAGCTTTATAAAAAAACACAAAATCCCAGCGGATTTGCTGTTTGACGCACAAGGAGAGGGGATGACAGAAGAGCTAAAGCAGCGTATGTCTGAGACGAACACAGTCTTCGCATACAACACTGTAGGTTGTACTAAAGATGATAATCATAATTTCAAAACTATCGGGGGTCATTGTCCGCAGTGTGAAACAGGAAAAATTGCAATTTTATTGAGAGAGCATGAAGCTGGCTTTATTTACATTGCTGGTTCAAGAAAAGGAACTTTGATTAAGGTAGGTTCTACAAGTAATATCATTGACAGGATCAAAAGCTTAAACATGCCTAAAACCAGATATGCAGGTTTTGATGACTGGGTTCTTTTATTTGATGCAAGAACAACTACACAAGGAAGAAGCGAACGTAAGATTCAGCAAAAGCTGAGTGAAAACAAAGTGAATTACCTGGTAGAGAAAAGTGGAAAAGCAACTGATTCTGGCGAATTATTCAGATGTTCTTACAATAAAGCAAAGGATGCAATCACAGCTTTAGAAACTGAAGAATCTTTCGAATTTACCCAGGTACATGAAAAAAGAGATTTAATTCCTGATTACCAATTCAAAAATTTAAAGGCAAGGGTACAGGTTGCTGCTGTTGAAGTATAA
- a CDS encoding VTT domain-containing protein → MDIINQLIQFILHTDVELVKLVSNYQTWTYLILFLIIFAETGFVVTPFLPGDSMLFAVGALIAKGNTGLDIWIMFLILVIAAILGNSLNYRLGSFFGIKVFKEGNKILKLEYYNKSHMFFEKHGGKAIIFSRFLPIFRTIAPFVAGVAKMPFGRFTYYNIIGGIGWIASLLFAGFLLGQIPIVRDNFSIVILFIAVVTFAPVIFAAVKSRFKTKDIIEN, encoded by the coding sequence ATGGACATCATCAATCAGCTGATACAGTTTATTCTGCACACAGATGTAGAATTGGTTAAGCTGGTAAGCAATTACCAGACCTGGACCTATCTAATTTTATTTCTAATTATTTTTGCCGAAACCGGATTTGTGGTGACACCATTTTTACCTGGTGATTCTATGCTGTTTGCAGTAGGGGCTTTGATTGCTAAAGGTAACACTGGTCTGGATATCTGGATTATGTTTCTTATCCTGGTTATTGCAGCTATATTGGGTAATAGTTTAAACTACCGTCTGGGCAGTTTCTTTGGGATTAAAGTCTTCAAGGAAGGAAATAAAATCTTAAAGCTGGAATATTATAATAAATCACATATGTTCTTTGAAAAACATGGTGGTAAAGCGATTATTTTCAGCCGTTTCCTGCCAATTTTCAGAACTATAGCCCCTTTTGTTGCTGGTGTAGCGAAAATGCCATTCGGCAGATTTACTTATTATAACATTATTGGTGGAATAGGCTGGATTGCCAGTTTACTTTTCGCAGGCTTTTTACTGGGACAGATTCCGATTGTCAGAGATAACTTCTCTATCGTAATCCTTTTCATCGCTGTTGTTACGTTTGCACCTGTAATCTTTGCAGCAGTAAAATCAAGATTCAAAACAAAAGATATTATAGAGAACTAA
- the dnaN gene encoding DNA polymerase III subunit beta, with protein MRFIVSTSTLLKHLQTVNGASSSSTVLPILENFLFEIKDGSLTISATDLQTSMTTSLPVESKEGGKVAVPSRILLDTLKTLPDQPISFNIDDATFSIEISAGDGKYKLSGENGDDFPKIPVVENASSVNLPASVLTEAITKTIFAVSNDELRPAMTGVFCQLSDQFITFVATDAHKLVRYRRMDSKADKTASFILPKKALTLLKAALPSTDINVSVDYNATSAFFKFENINLVCRLIDERYPDYEAVIPANNPNKLIIDRALFLNTLRRVVIFANKTTHQVRLKINGSELNISSEDLDFANEAHERLSCQYEGEDLEIGFNARFLIEMLSNLSGEEVTLELSTPNRAGLLIPQTNDENEDVLMLVMPVMLNNYN; from the coding sequence ATGAGATTTATTGTATCCACATCAACGCTATTAAAACATTTACAAACGGTTAATGGTGCTTCAAGCAGCAGTACAGTTTTGCCGATACTGGAAAATTTCCTTTTCGAGATTAAAGACGGAAGTTTAACGATTTCCGCTACAGATTTGCAGACCAGTATGACTACTTCTTTACCTGTTGAATCAAAAGAGGGCGGAAAAGTTGCTGTACCTTCAAGGATCTTATTAGATACTTTGAAAACGCTTCCTGATCAGCCAATCTCTTTCAATATTGATGATGCTACATTTTCTATTGAAATTAGTGCAGGTGACGGAAAGTACAAACTGAGCGGAGAAAATGGAGATGATTTCCCTAAAATTCCAGTAGTGGAAAATGCTTCTTCTGTAAACTTACCAGCTTCAGTTTTAACGGAAGCAATTACCAAAACTATTTTTGCAGTGAGTAATGACGAACTGCGTCCGGCAATGACAGGTGTTTTTTGCCAGTTATCTGATCAGTTTATCACTTTTGTAGCTACCGATGCACACAAATTGGTAAGATACAGACGTATGGACAGCAAAGCAGATAAAACAGCTTCTTTCATCCTGCCTAAAAAAGCACTGACTTTATTAAAAGCAGCTTTACCTTCAACAGATATTAATGTTTCAGTTGATTATAACGCAACCAGCGCATTCTTCAAATTTGAGAATATCAACCTGGTATGCCGTTTAATTGATGAGCGTTACCCTGATTATGAAGCCGTAATTCCTGCCAACAACCCTAATAAATTAATAATTGACAGGGCTTTATTCCTGAATACTTTACGCCGCGTAGTTATTTTTGCAAATAAAACAACGCACCAGGTAAGGTTAAAAATCAACGGAAGTGAATTAAATATCTCTTCTGAAGATCTTGATTTTGCAAATGAGGCTCATGAGCGTTTAAGCTGTCAATATGAAGGTGAAGATCTTGAAATTGGCTTTAATGCACGTTTCCTGATCGAAATGTTAAGCAATCTTTCTGGTGAAGAAGTGACATTAGAACTTTCTACGCCTAACCGTGCTGGCTTATTGATCCCTCAAACCAACGACGAAAACGAAGATGTCCTGATGCTGGTTATGCCGGTTATGCTGAACAACTATAATTAA
- the hscA gene encoding Fe-S protein assembly chaperone HscA yields the protein MAKISINLATGSLQKEEIIVGIDLGTTNSLVAFIDPDKNPKVINDTGKGLLVPSIVHFNAAGDTLVGNEAKEFLITDPANTIFSVKRLLGRSYKDIAGHQDTFSYKLIDEGNDSLIKIQAGNKFYTPIELSAEILKELKARAEHALKTPVNRAVITVPAYFNDSQRQATRDAGRLAGLDVLRIVNEPTAASLAYGIGLDPTEQKTIAVYDLGGGTFDVSILAIQNGIFEVLSTNGNTFLGGDDFDRAIVHYWIEKNNLDKAALTADPGLMQTIRLKAEEAKKALSTQNLFNEKQGDIWYTLDRHTFEQLIEAKVTETLNSCQQALKDAKLTISAIDEVVMVGGSTRTPYVKAQVAAFFGRQPHDQINPDEVVALGAAIQADILAGNRSDILLLDVTPLSLGIETMGGLMDVIIARNAKVPTKAGRQYTTSIDGQVNMKISVYQGERDLVKENRKLAEFDLKGIPSMPAGMPKVDINFILNADGILTVQAVELRSGVKQEIDITPSYGLTDDTVEKMLIDSITHAESDVAQRMLIEARGEGEQLVYTAERFIDKNGFVLTPEELENTKLYITALRAALTEGNKDTILKKADELNEFTRPFAERLMDIAVSKAMKGKSID from the coding sequence ATGGCAAAGATATCCATCAACCTGGCAACAGGTTCTTTACAAAAAGAAGAAATCATTGTAGGAATTGATTTAGGGACGACCAACAGTTTAGTTGCTTTTATTGATCCTGATAAAAACCCTAAAGTTATAAATGACACAGGAAAAGGACTCTTGGTTCCTTCTATTGTACATTTTAATGCAGCAGGAGATACCTTGGTGGGTAATGAAGCTAAAGAATTTCTGATTACTGATCCGGCCAACACCATATTTTCCGTTAAACGCTTATTAGGCAGGTCTTATAAAGACATTGCTGGTCATCAGGATACCTTCTCTTACAAACTAATAGACGAAGGCAACGATTCGCTGATTAAAATACAAGCTGGAAATAAATTCTACACCCCTATTGAACTGTCAGCAGAGATTTTGAAAGAACTCAAAGCCAGAGCAGAACATGCTTTAAAAACACCCGTAAACCGTGCTGTAATTACCGTTCCTGCCTATTTCAATGACAGCCAGCGACAAGCAACCAGAGATGCAGGCCGTTTAGCAGGACTGGATGTTTTAAGAATTGTCAATGAGCCCACCGCAGCTAGTTTAGCCTATGGAATAGGGCTCGATCCGACTGAACAGAAAACGATTGCTGTTTACGATTTAGGTGGCGGAACATTTGATGTTTCTATCCTTGCGATTCAGAACGGCATATTTGAAGTATTATCGACCAATGGAAATACTTTCCTTGGCGGAGATGATTTTGACCGCGCTATTGTCCATTACTGGATTGAGAAAAATAACCTCGATAAAGCAGCACTGACTGCAGATCCGGGATTAATGCAGACGATTCGTTTAAAAGCCGAAGAAGCAAAAAAAGCACTTAGCACTCAAAATCTGTTTAATGAAAAACAAGGAGACATCTGGTATACGCTGGACAGACATACTTTCGAACAACTGATCGAAGCAAAAGTTACAGAAACTTTAAACTCTTGTCAACAAGCACTGAAAGATGCTAAATTAACCATCAGCGCTATTGATGAAGTAGTTATGGTTGGCGGATCTACCCGCACACCTTATGTAAAAGCGCAGGTTGCCGCATTCTTTGGCCGTCAACCGCACGATCAGATCAATCCTGATGAAGTAGTAGCCTTAGGTGCTGCGATACAAGCAGACATTCTTGCGGGTAACCGTTCAGACATTCTGCTACTTGATGTTACACCACTTTCTCTGGGTATTGAAACGATGGGTGGTTTAATGGATGTGATCATTGCCAGAAATGCAAAAGTTCCAACCAAAGCAGGCCGTCAGTATACCACATCAATAGATGGCCAGGTCAACATGAAAATTTCTGTTTATCAGGGAGAACGTGATCTGGTTAAAGAAAACAGGAAATTAGCTGAATTTGATTTAAAGGGGATTCCGTCTATGCCTGCAGGAATGCCCAAAGTAGATATTAATTTCATCCTGAATGCCGATGGGATCTTAACCGTTCAGGCAGTTGAATTACGTTCAGGCGTGAAACAGGAAATAGATATTACGCCAAGTTATGGCCTTACGGATGATACTGTAGAGAAAATGCTGATCGACAGTATCACGCATGCAGAAAGTGATGTTGCACAAAGAATGCTGATCGAAGCCCGTGGCGAAGGAGAACAACTTGTTTATACTGCAGAGCGGTTTATTGATAAGAACGGCTTTGTTTTAACTCCTGAAGAACTGGAAAACACGAAATTATATATTACTGCTTTGAGAGCAGCCCTGACCGAAGGGAATAAAGATACTATCCTTAAAAAAGCAGATGAACTGAATGAATTTACCCGCCCTTTCGCAGAACGATTGATGGACATCGCAGTTTCTAAAGCGATGAAAGGAAAATCAATCGATTAA